A window of the Equus asinus isolate D_3611 breed Donkey chromosome 20, EquAss-T2T_v2, whole genome shotgun sequence genome harbors these coding sequences:
- the OR51G1 gene encoding olfactory receptor 51G1, whose product MIILYNSSLHKATFFLTGFQGLQDLHGWISIPFCSIYLTVIVGNLTILHVIRTDVTLHEPMYYFLAMLALTDLGLCLSTLPTALGIFWFDAREIGIPACFTQLFFIHTLSLVESSVLLSMSIDRYVAICNPLRYSTVLTPTRIVKMGLSSVLRSALLILPLPFLLKRFRYCRSHVLAHAYCLHLEIMKLACSSIIVNHIYGLFVVACTVGVDSLLIFLSYALILRTVLSIASRQERLRALNTCVSHICAMLLFYIPMIGLSLVHRFGEHLPRIVHILMSYVYLLVPPLMNPVVYSIKTKQIRQRIVKKFEFIKSLRCFWQD is encoded by the coding sequence ATGATAATCCTCTATAATAGCAGCCTCCACAAAGCTACTTTCTTCCTGACGGGCTTTCAAGGTCTTCAAGATCTCCATGGCTGGATCTCTATCCCCTTCTGCTCCATCTACTTGACAGTTATTGTAGGAAATCTTACTATCCTTCATGTCATCCGTACTGATGTCACCCTCCATGAACCCATGTACTATTTCTTGGCCATGTTGGCCCTCACAGATTTGGGCCTTTGCCTTTCTACACTGCCCACCGCGCTAGGCATCTTCTGGTTTGATGCCAGAGAGATTGGCATCCCTGCCTGCTTCACTCAGCTCTTCTTCATCCATACCTTGTCTCTAGTGGAGTCTTCAGTTCTATTGTCCATGTCCattgaccgctatgtggccatctgcaacccaCTGCGTTACTCCACAGTCTTGACACCTACACGTATTGTCAAGATGGGACTGAGTTCAGTGCTTAGAAGTGCCCTGCTCATCCTCCCCCTGCCATTCCTTCTTAAGCGTTTTCGGTACTGCCGCTCCCATGTGCTGGCCCATGCATATTGTCTGCACCTAGAGATCATGAAGCTGGCCTGCTCTAGCATCATTGTCAATCACATCTATGGGCTCTTTGTTGTGGCCTGCACTGTAGGTGTGGACTCactgctcatcttcctctcctaTGCTCTTATCCTCCGCACCGTACTAAGCATTGCCTCCCGCCAGGAGCGACTTCGGGCCCTCAACACCTGTGTCTCCCACATCTGTGCTATGTTACTCTTCTACATCCCCATGATTGGCTTGTCTCTTGTGCACCGCTTTGGTGAACATCTGCCCCGCATTGTACACATCCTCATGTCTTATGTGTATCTGCTGGTACCACCTCTCATGAACCCCGTTGTCTACAGCATCAAGACCAAGCAAATCCGCCAACGCATCGTTAAGAAGTTTGAGTTTATAAAATCACTTAGGTGTTTTTGGCAGGATTAG